The following are encoded together in the Clostridium sp. BJN0013 genome:
- a CDS encoding sensor histidine kinase, which translates to MDVIREIIIDIIEASLLLVVFESLYDKKKFIIQNKIRTVLFFILFVCGTYWSTFHMLPVYHALFLVMFDILLLSCITRIKIFDSIVIISLFLTILLTTETFIQIIEMIIFNINLKQAFLSPIYVWIATIVSILLQILIAAIIFKFNSYFTRLKLFEKEGAVFANLIIELGVFTIFIFCINYGIFHIKNVQTYNIIIFIIYFVFLIAKFRSLKEKQLAVNINVNYKIQKQQIKNMEEIISIIRQEKHDFANHINVIQGLCLLNKSDTVEKIDSYVRKISGTLHSSFRYLNTGNDYIDGMLSIKNNYAVKNNIDFEVLIDEPFSSIKIREDELISIMSNLIDNAFEAFTKLDVGNKEISITTFKEDRNFCITIADNGDVIPENIIEKIFNRGFSTKVKQNDLHGFGLYITKQLVEKNNGTISVESIPGKTKFLIKFKME; encoded by the coding sequence ATTGATGTTATAAGAGAAATAATAATAGACATTATAGAAGCGTCACTTCTTTTAGTAGTTTTTGAATCATTATATGATAAAAAAAAGTTTATAATACAGAATAAAATTAGAACAGTCTTATTTTTTATATTGTTTGTTTGTGGGACTTATTGGAGTACATTTCATATGTTGCCAGTTTATCATGCATTATTTCTTGTAATGTTTGACATTTTATTACTTAGCTGTATTACAAGAATAAAGATTTTTGATTCTATAGTTATAATTTCTTTATTTCTCACAATCCTTTTAACTACAGAAACTTTTATTCAAATTATTGAAATGATTATATTCAATATAAATTTAAAACAAGCTTTTTTAAGTCCCATATACGTGTGGATTGCCACAATAGTATCTATACTGTTGCAAATACTTATTGCAGCAATAATTTTTAAGTTTAACTCATATTTTACTAGACTTAAATTATTTGAAAAAGAAGGGGCTGTATTTGCTAACTTAATAATTGAATTAGGTGTGTTTACTATATTTATATTTTGTATTAATTATGGTATTTTTCATATAAAAAATGTTCAAACCTATAATATCATTATTTTTATTATTTACTTTGTATTTTTGATAGCAAAATTTAGAAGCTTAAAAGAAAAACAACTGGCTGTAAATATAAATGTTAATTACAAAATTCAAAAGCAGCAAATTAAAAATATGGAAGAAATAATAAGCATAATAAGACAGGAAAAGCACGATTTTGCCAACCACATCAATGTTATACAAGGGTTATGTTTATTAAACAAGTCTGATACTGTCGAAAAAATAGATAGTTATGTGCGAAAAATTTCAGGTACATTACATTCTTCGTTTAGATATTTAAATACAGGGAATGATTACATAGATGGTATGTTATCCATAAAAAACAACTATGCAGTAAAAAATAATATTGATTTTGAAGTTTTAATTGATGAACCTTTCAGCTCAATAAAAATTAGAGAAGATGAATTGATAAGTATTATGAGTAATCTTATAGATAATGCATTTGAAGCATTCACTAAATTGGATGTAGGAAATAAAGAAATATCTATTACTACTTTTAAGGAAGATAGAAATTTTTGTATTACGATAGCCGATAATGGAGATGTTATTCCTGAAAATATAATAGAAAAAATTTTCAATAGAGGTTTTTCCACAAAAGTTAAACAAAATGATCTTCATGGATTTGGACTGTATATTACTAAACAATTGGTTGAAAAAAATAATGGGACTATATCTGTAGAAAGTATTCCAGGAAAAACTAAATTTTTAATAAAGTTTAAAATGGAGTAA